The Leptospira kmetyi serovar Malaysia str. Bejo-Iso9 genome includes a window with the following:
- the queA gene encoding tRNA preQ1(34) S-adenosylmethionine ribosyltransferase-isomerase QueA, whose amino-acid sequence MLFEDLKEFEFILPEERIARYPAPDRDESRLMVLDVRSGNILSEPSFKNIVSYLKEGDVLVANHTKVSKRRVYLKTELRVHEAMFLEEHNGIWKCKIRNSKKLKDGTRLTDEKTRRITFAVEKKEEEFVFLKPERPLTEEDFEQIGEIPIPPYLKREANSEDEIRYQTLFAKTPGSIAAPTAGLHFSEKLFATLREKKITLCTLELKVGYGTFQPLTEENFQNQKLHREEFFLGKESVEILNRAKQERRRIVSIGTTTLRALESAYDRSTNSFQEGWGATELFIRPDDLLYSCEGLITNFHLPGSSLLLLVSAFAGKDLILKAYQKAIREEFRFYSYGDAMLILGKKG is encoded by the coding sequence ATGTTGTTTGAAGACCTCAAAGAATTCGAGTTTATTCTTCCCGAAGAAAGAATCGCTCGTTATCCCGCGCCCGACCGGGACGAAAGCAGACTGATGGTCCTCGACGTACGTTCCGGAAATATCTTGAGTGAACCGTCGTTTAAGAACATCGTCTCTTATCTGAAGGAAGGGGACGTTCTCGTCGCCAATCACACCAAGGTAAGCAAACGCAGGGTTTATCTCAAAACGGAACTGCGAGTTCACGAGGCCATGTTTTTGGAAGAGCACAACGGAATCTGGAAATGTAAGATCCGAAATTCCAAAAAACTAAAGGACGGAACGCGGCTTACCGACGAAAAAACAAGACGCATAACGTTTGCGGTGGAAAAGAAAGAGGAAGAATTCGTTTTTTTAAAACCGGAACGTCCGCTTACGGAAGAGGACTTCGAACAAATCGGGGAGATTCCGATTCCTCCGTATCTCAAAAGGGAAGCGAACTCCGAAGACGAAATCCGTTATCAAACCCTATTCGCAAAAACTCCGGGATCGATCGCCGCTCCGACCGCGGGTTTGCATTTTTCGGAAAAATTATTCGCGACCTTACGGGAAAAAAAAATCACCCTTTGCACCTTGGAATTGAAAGTCGGATACGGAACCTTTCAACCTCTCACCGAAGAAAATTTTCAAAATCAAAAACTGCATCGGGAAGAATTCTTTCTCGGAAAAGAAAGCGTTGAAATTTTAAACCGAGCCAAACAAGAAAGAAGAAGAATCGTTTCGATCGGAACCACAACCTTACGCGCGCTCGAGTCTGCGTATGATCGTTCAACAAATTCTTTCCAAGAAGGTTGGGGCGCGACCGAACTTTTTATCCGTCCCGACGATCTACTGTACAGTTGCGAAGGTTTGATTACGAACTTTCATCTTCCGGGTTCGAGTTTGCTTTTGCTCGTTTCCGCGTTCGCGGGAAAGGATCTGATTTTAAAAGCGTATCAAAAAG
- a CDS encoding glycosyltransferase family 87 protein yields MQLRDRKTWILIGTVLFFTLLFINGISKSANRSDFRDYYNASVRFTQGNNLYNLEQIDEILAKLQSGEIKIEEAFTPKVFLQLKDMMEGLGSYIYPPTFAFLLIPISFFPYEIASGIFLTLNFAALLGSLYILSVRLNRKWNLVFFVVLCLLNLRFLENHQNNNQVGFLLIFLILASVHTSKDWLSGLLLGLAIVIKLTPGAFVLFFLMQKRYWAIFYTFVFSLFWIFLPCLYAPQFTIEMTLTWKQLILDNYLKSPLFRAWKNNQSLNATLAKYFLNYADVLNQSQHGYPIRELSESVVKGIYYILSLILVIPFFKIVFAKRNAEFALGCLFVFSVIFSGISWVHAFVFLLYSSAILLDRTWTFAENSILPFWTASSDSGLKKIGDSISLIFKNDKVTFFFVVGSVLILLCNRSVIGGGTEEKLMMASYLLYFAIFQYVLLLFALKYEPSFSKKN; encoded by the coding sequence ATGCAATTGAGAGATCGAAAAACCTGGATTCTAATCGGAACCGTTTTGTTTTTCACGCTCCTCTTTATCAACGGAATTTCCAAATCCGCAAACCGTTCCGACTTCCGGGATTATTATAACGCATCCGTTCGTTTTACCCAAGGAAACAATTTATACAATCTGGAACAGATCGACGAGATTCTCGCGAAACTTCAATCGGGTGAAATCAAAATCGAAGAGGCGTTTACCCCGAAGGTTTTTCTGCAACTCAAGGATATGATGGAAGGACTCGGTTCCTATATCTACCCTCCTACGTTCGCGTTTTTATTGATTCCGATTTCCTTTTTTCCTTACGAGATCGCTTCGGGAATTTTTCTTACCTTAAACTTTGCGGCCCTGCTCGGTTCCTTATACATTCTTTCGGTCCGATTGAATCGAAAATGGAATCTCGTTTTTTTCGTCGTTCTTTGTCTGCTCAATCTTCGTTTTTTGGAGAATCATCAGAACAACAACCAAGTGGGCTTTCTTCTGATCTTTTTAATTCTCGCTTCCGTTCATACCAGTAAGGATTGGTTGTCCGGTCTGCTTCTCGGGCTTGCGATCGTAATCAAACTCACTCCGGGCGCATTCGTTCTTTTTTTCCTGATGCAAAAAAGGTATTGGGCGATCTTTTACACGTTCGTTTTCAGTCTTTTCTGGATCTTTCTTCCTTGTTTATACGCGCCGCAGTTTACGATCGAGATGACTCTCACTTGGAAACAACTGATCTTGGACAATTATCTCAAGTCTCCTTTGTTCCGTGCTTGGAAGAACAACCAAAGTTTGAACGCGACTCTCGCAAAATACTTTTTGAATTACGCGGACGTTCTCAATCAATCCCAACACGGTTATCCGATCCGGGAACTGAGCGAATCCGTTGTAAAAGGAATTTATTATATTCTTTCCTTGATTCTTGTGATTCCGTTTTTTAAGATCGTTTTCGCGAAAAGAAACGCGGAGTTCGCTCTCGGTTGTCTTTTCGTTTTTTCGGTCATCTTCAGCGGAATTTCCTGGGTGCACGCGTTCGTTTTTCTTTTGTATTCTTCCGCGATTCTTTTGGACCGCACTTGGACCTTTGCGGAGAATTCGATTCTTCCTTTTTGGACAGCGAGCTCCGATTCCGGGTTGAAAAAGATCGGAGATTCCATAAGTTTAATATTCAAAAACGATAAAGTTACTTTCTTTTTCGTCGTCGGTTCGGTTTTGATTCTTCTTTGCAACCGTTCCGTGATCGGAGGTGGAACCGAAGAAAAACTGATGATGGCATCGTATCTTTTATACTTCGCGATCTTTCAATACGTTCTGCTTTTATTCGCTTTAAAATACGAACCTTCTTTTTCCAAAAAAAATTAA
- a CDS encoding glycosyltransferase family 4 protein, with protein sequence MPIRTNELKYKPRVGVDVRPLAYGITGNSRYLAEVLRRLITSESPLEYYLYSNKPIHTVFYDILSNVNSRFFMTGKLPGVAWLNWTIPKRIKKDRLDLFWGTLQLLPLSCGNALTAVNYHDLNFRSAPETMTTANYWQHRILSPKTLNRADLVFCLSENTRQDILKFRKDLDPKLKVVYPGVESFPSLREPLRKLPENFLFTIGTLEPRKNLGTLIEAYRKLKRENSSYPFPLVIAGRLGWKSEGLTQLLKEGTLESEGIFFVENPADEVLAWLYQKCSAFLFPSIHEGFGLPLLEALREGKICVASDIPVFHEILERGTDLFAEPLNVDSWVSSLAQLAQKKLQRERVWDASQWTWDQTAKKIEDGLIDLWKHRKELQH encoded by the coding sequence ATGCCGATTCGAACCAACGAACTCAAATACAAACCTAGGGTCGGAGTGGACGTACGTCCTCTCGCCTACGGAATCACCGGAAATTCAAGATATCTCGCCGAAGTTTTAAGAAGACTGATTACGAGCGAATCCCCGCTCGAATACTATTTGTATTCGAATAAACCGATTCATACGGTGTTTTACGATATTCTTTCCAACGTAAATTCTCGTTTTTTTATGACCGGAAAACTTCCCGGAGTCGCTTGGCTCAACTGGACGATTCCGAAACGAATCAAAAAGGATCGACTCGATCTTTTTTGGGGAACGTTACAACTGCTTCCTCTTTCCTGCGGAAACGCGTTGACCGCGGTGAACTATCACGATCTCAACTTTCGTTCCGCGCCTGAGACGATGACGACCGCGAACTATTGGCAACATAGAATTCTTTCTCCGAAAACGTTGAACCGGGCCGATCTTGTGTTTTGTCTTTCCGAAAATACGAGACAGGATATTCTGAAATTCAGAAAGGATTTGGATCCGAAGTTGAAAGTCGTATATCCCGGAGTGGAATCCTTTCCTTCTTTGAGAGAACCTCTTCGTAAACTTCCCGAAAATTTTTTATTTACTATCGGAACGCTCGAACCTCGAAAGAATTTGGGAACCTTGATCGAAGCGTATCGAAAATTGAAACGGGAGAATTCTTCCTATCCTTTTCCGCTTGTAATCGCGGGTCGTTTGGGTTGGAAGTCCGAAGGTCTTACGCAACTGTTAAAGGAAGGAACGCTCGAGTCCGAAGGAATTTTTTTCGTAGAGAATCCGGCCGACGAGGTCCTTGCTTGGCTTTATCAAAAATGTTCCGCGTTTTTATTTCCGTCGATTCACGAGGGATTCGGTCTTCCCTTGCTCGAGGCTTTGCGAGAAGGAAAAATTTGCGTGGCATCGGACATTCCTGTCTTTCACGAAATTTTGGAACGAGGAACGGACTTGTTCGCGGAACCTTTGAACGTGGATTCCTGGGTTTCTTCGCTCGCACAACTCGCGCAGAAAAAACTGCAAAGAGAACGCGTCTGGGACGCTTCCCAATGGACCTGGGATCAAACGGCGAAAAAAATCGAAGACGGTTTGATCGATCTTTGGAAACACAGAAAGGAATTGCAGCATTAA
- a CDS encoding LIC20162 family protein yields the protein MKQNEKKIYSGWESLNADEVSSGAPIRLKINPIPPIFTTLIVFAVLYGCFLGGELAASYLRKFVDFLLIPKVLNLPILQDERLYLAVGYLTFGYIGFAFLLDWIRFIGRTCFTAVSLKGDVLFLETKSLLGKNVFQWNRKQSGIQIVHKTGLFRKIFGLERIIVVTPDLRSEGIASEFGIHSPFFFRSQNRNLIQNLFKY from the coding sequence ATGAAACAGAACGAAAAAAAGATCTATTCCGGTTGGGAATCCTTAAATGCGGACGAAGTTTCTTCGGGAGCGCCGATCCGATTGAAGATCAATCCGATCCCTCCGATTTTTACTACGCTGATCGTCTTTGCGGTGTTATACGGATGTTTCCTCGGCGGAGAATTGGCCGCGTCGTATCTGCGGAAGTTCGTCGATTTTCTTCTGATTCCGAAGGTATTGAACCTTCCGATCCTACAGGACGAAAGGTTGTATCTCGCGGTCGGTTATCTTACCTTCGGTTATATCGGATTCGCGTTCCTTTTGGATTGGATTCGTTTTATCGGAAGAACCTGTTTTACGGCCGTTTCTCTCAAAGGCGACGTTCTATTTTTGGAAACGAAAAGTCTTTTGGGTAAGAACGTGTTTCAATGGAACCGCAAACAAAGCGGGATTCAGATCGTGCACAAAACGGGTTTGTTTCGGAAAATTTTCGGTTTGGAAAGAATCATTGTGGTCACTCCCGATCTGAGATCCGAAGGAATCGCTTCCGAATTCGGAATCCATTCTCCGTTTTTCTTTCGCTCTCAAAACCGGAATCTGATCCAAAACCTTTTTAAATATTAG